The proteins below are encoded in one region of Longimicrobiales bacterium:
- a CDS encoding D-aminoacylase — translation MRRHAAVAVLVATLVLVSCAREAGDGGDDSPFDILITDARIVDGAGNPWFRGDVAIRGDRIAAVGHLGGRQATRTIDAAGRVVSPGFIDMMGQSSLVLITDPPSAESKLRQGITTYLSGEGGSPAPRSPETSGTGPVVDGDTLTWRTYAEYFAVMERYGIALNVVHDVGLTQVRRVVLGEDDVQPSTEQLEEMKALVRQGMEDGAIGVSTSLIYPPAIYASTEELIELTKVAGEYGGTYFTHMRNESHAVLEAIREAIEIGEGAGVPVHIYHLKAAGEENWPLMAEALALIDSVRTAGMDVTADIYPYVRNGIGLGSFLHPRHYAEGTEAFLETLGDPQVRAELRREVETTADWENWYRHVGMDWDNVLIVSGSNAVDERVINRSVAGAAQVLGTDVWNTFFDLVQARGVSVNPRSMNEEQKWQALAADFVMIDTDASPVNPATSASAHPRAFGAFPRVIAKYVREDGVLSLEDAVRRMTSLAAQRLGLHDRGLIAPGLVADLLLFDPEAIRDVADFGDAMRYAEGIDYVFVNGVPVIDDGVLTDTRPGRLLRR, via the coding sequence ATGCGTCGACATGCCGCCGTAGCCGTCTTGGTCGCCACCCTCGTTCTGGTTTCGTGCGCGCGCGAAGCAGGGGACGGCGGGGACGACTCACCTTTCGATATCCTGATCACAGACGCCCGGATCGTCGATGGTGCGGGAAACCCTTGGTTCCGTGGGGACGTGGCGATTCGCGGAGACCGCATCGCGGCGGTCGGTCACTTGGGGGGAAGGCAGGCCACCCGCACGATCGACGCGGCAGGCCGGGTTGTCAGCCCAGGCTTCATCGACATGATGGGTCAGTCGAGCCTGGTACTCATCACCGATCCGCCGAGCGCAGAGAGCAAACTCAGGCAGGGCATCACGACGTACTTGTCGGGGGAAGGGGGATCACCCGCGCCGCGTAGTCCCGAGACGTCAGGTACGGGACCGGTTGTGGACGGCGACACCCTGACGTGGCGCACCTACGCGGAGTATTTCGCGGTCATGGAGCGATACGGGATCGCGCTGAATGTCGTGCATGACGTGGGACTCACGCAGGTCCGGCGCGTGGTCTTGGGAGAGGACGACGTCCAGCCATCGACCGAGCAGCTCGAAGAGATGAAGGCTCTGGTGCGTCAGGGCATGGAGGATGGCGCGATCGGGGTCTCCACTTCGTTGATCTATCCGCCCGCGATCTACGCGAGCACCGAGGAGTTGATCGAGCTCACCAAGGTCGCGGGGGAGTACGGCGGTACCTACTTCACGCACATGCGCAACGAGAGCCATGCTGTGCTTGAAGCGATCCGCGAAGCGATCGAGATCGGTGAGGGTGCCGGAGTGCCGGTGCACATCTACCACCTGAAGGCGGCGGGCGAGGAGAATTGGCCACTCATGGCCGAAGCGCTCGCGCTCATCGATTCGGTCCGAACCGCCGGCATGGATGTCACCGCCGATATCTATCCGTACGTCCGCAACGGCATCGGATTGGGTTCGTTCCTGCATCCCCGGCACTACGCCGAGGGCACAGAGGCCTTCCTGGAGACACTCGGGGATCCCCAAGTGCGTGCGGAACTCCGCCGCGAAGTGGAGACGACAGCAGACTGGGAGAACTGGTACCGCCACGTGGGCATGGATTGGGACAACGTCCTGATCGTGTCCGGGTCCAACGCGGTCGACGAACGTGTCATCAACCGCTCGGTGGCCGGGGCCGCTCAGGTCCTCGGAACCGACGTCTGGAACACCTTCTTCGACCTGGTTCAGGCCAGAGGGGTAAGCGTGAATCCGCGCAGCATGAACGAAGAACAGAAGTGGCAGGCGCTCGCGGCCGACTTCGTGATGATCGATACTGACGCCTCTCCCGTGAACCCAGCGACGTCCGCGAGCGCGCATCCTCGCGCGTTTGGTGCCTTTCCCAGAGTCATCGCGAAATACGTTCGCGAGGACGGGGTGCTCAGCTTGGAAGATGCCGTACGCCGTATGACCTCCTTGGCTGCGCAGCGACTGGGCCTGCACGATCGCGGCCTGATCGCACCCGGCCTGGTCGCGGATCTCCTGCTCTTCGATCCGGAAGCGATCCGGGACGTCGCGGATTTCGGTGACGCCATGCGGTACGCGGAGGGTATCGACTACGTCTTCGTGAACGGGGTTCCCGTTATCGACGATGGCGTGCTCACAGACACACGTCCCGGGCGGCTGTTGAGGCGGTGA